The following proteins are encoded in a genomic region of Streptomyces sp. NBC_01723:
- a CDS encoding 3-hydroxybutyrate dehydrogenase, whose product MTSSSVLPAPHASSLDLDGRTALVTGAAGGIGRACALRLAAAGARVRAVDRDAAGLDALAESSTDLAGSVVPQVLDLTDLDAAERAAAGTDLLVNNAGIQLVRPIEEFPPDVFHTVLTVMLEAPFRLIRGALPHMYGQGWGRIVNISSVHGLRASAYKSAYVAAKHGLEGLSKTAALEGAAHGVTSNCVNPSYVRTPLVERQIADQARAHGIPEEQVLTDVLLQDSAVRRLIEPDEVAEAVAYLCGPQASFVTGTSLVLDGGWTAH is encoded by the coding sequence ATGACCTCGTCCAGCGTCCTCCCGGCCCCCCACGCCTCCTCGCTCGACCTCGACGGCCGCACCGCCCTCGTCACCGGCGCCGCCGGGGGCATCGGCCGTGCCTGTGCCCTGCGCCTGGCCGCCGCCGGGGCCCGGGTCAGAGCGGTCGACCGGGACGCGGCGGGACTGGACGCGCTCGCCGAGAGCAGCACCGACCTCGCGGGCAGCGTCGTGCCCCAGGTCCTGGACCTGACCGACCTGGACGCCGCCGAACGGGCCGCCGCCGGCACCGACCTCCTGGTCAACAACGCCGGGATCCAGCTGGTGCGGCCCATCGAGGAGTTCCCGCCGGACGTCTTCCACACGGTGCTCACCGTGATGCTGGAGGCGCCCTTCCGCCTGATCCGCGGCGCCCTGCCGCACATGTACGGGCAGGGCTGGGGCCGCATCGTCAACATCTCCTCCGTGCACGGCCTGCGCGCCTCCGCCTACAAGTCGGCCTATGTCGCCGCCAAGCACGGCCTGGAGGGCCTGTCCAAGACCGCGGCCCTCGAAGGCGCCGCCCACGGCGTCACCTCGAACTGCGTGAACCCCTCCTACGTGCGCACCCCGCTCGTCGAGCGGCAGATCGCCGACCAGGCCCGGGCCCACGGCATCCCCGAGGAGCAGGTGCTCACCGACGTGCTGCTCCAGGACAGCGCCGTGCGGCGGCTGATCGAACCGGACGAGGTCGCCGAGGCGGTCGCGTACCTGTGCGGGCCGCAGGCGTCCTTCGTCACCGGCACCTCACTCGTGCTGGACGGCGGCTGGACGGCGCACTGA
- a CDS encoding NUDIX hydrolase, translating into MATPDFILDLRATAGQQLLWLPGVTAVVFDDEGRVLLGRRSDNGRWSLIGGIPEPGEQPAACAMREVEEETAVRCVVERLVLVQALNPVTYDNGDVCQFMDVTFRCRAVGGEARVNDDESLEVGWFAVDALPELGEFGQVRIKQALSDAPTWFDPTAPY; encoded by the coding sequence ATGGCTACTCCCGACTTCATCCTCGACCTGCGCGCGACGGCCGGACAGCAACTGCTCTGGCTCCCCGGAGTCACCGCCGTCGTCTTCGACGACGAGGGGCGGGTGCTCCTGGGCCGGCGGTCCGACAACGGGCGGTGGTCACTGATCGGAGGCATCCCCGAGCCCGGCGAGCAGCCCGCCGCCTGCGCGATGCGCGAGGTGGAGGAGGAGACCGCCGTCCGGTGCGTCGTCGAGCGGCTGGTCCTCGTCCAGGCGCTGAACCCCGTGACGTACGACAACGGGGACGTCTGCCAGTTCATGGACGTCACCTTCCGCTGCCGGGCCGTGGGGGGTGAGGCCCGGGTCAACGACGACGAGTCGCTGGAGGTGGGCTGGTTCGCCGTGGACGCGCTGCCGGAGCTGGGGGAGTTCGGGCAGGTCAGGATCAAGCAGGCGCTGTCCGACGCACCCACATGGTTCGACCCCACTGCCCCCTACTGA
- the lnt gene encoding apolipoprotein N-acyltransferase, producing the protein MTATATSVGEPDRTQPQPTPASRLTARLLRLLPAAAAALSGVLLYVSFPPRTLWWLALPAFAVLGGVLRGRGWKAGLGLGYLFGLGFLLPLLVWTGVEVGPGPWLALVAIEALFVALVGAGVAAVSKLPGWPVWAAALWIAGEAARARVPFEGFPWGKIAFGQADGVFLPLAALGGTPVLGFAVVLCGFGLCEAVRLAVRARRAGEVRRGAAAVALVAVAVPVVAAVAARPLVSDEAEDGTATVAVIQGNVPRAGLDFNAQRRAVLDYHARETERLAAEVRAGRVDRPDFVLWPENSSDIDPFANTDARMVIDRAVKAIGAPVSVGGVVERDGKLLNEQILWDPDKGPVDTYDKRQIQPFGEYLPLRSLIGAINDDWTSMVSRDFSRGTEPGVFSMAGTEVGLVTCYEAAFDWAVRSEVTDGAQMISVPSNNATFDRSEMTYQQLAMSRVRAVEHSRTVTVPVTSGVSAIIMPDGRITQKTGMFVADSLVQEVPLRSSETPATRLGVLPEIALVLVAAGALGWAVGAGVRGRRARDV; encoded by the coding sequence GTGACAGCCACCGCAACCTCCGTCGGCGAGCCGGACCGGACGCAGCCGCAGCCCACGCCCGCCTCCCGGCTCACCGCACGGCTCCTGCGCCTCCTCCCGGCCGCCGCAGCCGCGCTCTCCGGAGTACTGCTCTACGTCAGCTTCCCGCCGCGCACCCTGTGGTGGCTGGCCCTGCCCGCCTTCGCCGTCCTCGGCGGGGTGCTGCGCGGCCGCGGCTGGAAGGCGGGCCTCGGCCTCGGCTACCTCTTCGGCCTCGGCTTCCTGCTGCCGCTGCTGGTGTGGACCGGTGTGGAGGTCGGCCCCGGCCCCTGGCTCGCCCTGGTGGCGATCGAGGCGCTCTTCGTCGCGCTGGTCGGCGCGGGGGTCGCCGCGGTGTCGAAGCTGCCGGGATGGCCCGTGTGGGCGGCGGCGCTGTGGATCGCGGGGGAGGCCGCACGCGCGCGCGTGCCCTTCGAGGGGTTCCCCTGGGGCAAGATCGCGTTCGGCCAGGCGGACGGCGTGTTCCTGCCCCTCGCCGCGCTCGGCGGCACGCCGGTGCTCGGGTTCGCGGTCGTCCTGTGCGGCTTCGGCCTCTGCGAGGCGGTGCGTCTCGCCGTTCGGGCGCGCCGGGCCGGCGAGGTACGGCGTGGCGCGGCGGCGGTGGCCCTCGTCGCGGTGGCCGTCCCGGTCGTGGCCGCCGTCGCCGCCCGCCCGCTGGTCAGCGACGAGGCGGAGGACGGCACCGCGACCGTGGCGGTGATCCAGGGCAACGTGCCGCGCGCGGGCCTCGACTTCAACGCGCAGCGGCGGGCCGTACTCGACTATCACGCGCGGGAAACGGAACGCCTCGCCGCCGAGGTGAGGGCGGGCCGGGTGGACCGCCCCGACTTCGTGCTCTGGCCGGAGAACTCCTCGGACATCGACCCCTTCGCCAACACCGACGCGCGCATGGTCATCGACCGCGCCGTCAAGGCGATCGGCGCGCCCGTCTCGGTCGGCGGCGTCGTCGAACGGGACGGCAAGCTGCTCAACGAGCAGATCCTCTGGGACCCCGACAAGGGCCCCGTCGACACCTACGACAAGCGCCAGATCCAGCCCTTCGGCGAGTACCTCCCGCTGCGCTCGCTCATCGGGGCGATCAACGACGACTGGACCTCCATGGTCAGCCGGGACTTCAGCAGGGGCACCGAGCCCGGCGTCTTCTCCATGGCGGGCACCGAGGTCGGCCTGGTCACCTGCTACGAAGCCGCCTTCGACTGGGCCGTGCGCTCCGAGGTCACCGACGGCGCCCAGATGATCTCCGTACCCAGCAACAACGCGACCTTCGACCGCAGCGAGATGACCTACCAGCAGCTCGCCATGTCCCGCGTCCGCGCGGTCGAGCACAGCCGGACCGTCACGGTCCCGGTGACCAGCGGCGTCAGTGCGATCATCATGCCGGACGGCCGGATCACCCAGAAGACCGGCATGTTCGTCGCGGACTCCCTGGTCCAGGAGGTGCCCCTGCGCTCCTCCGAGACCCCGGCCACCCGGCTGGGCGTACTCCCCGAGATCGCTCTCGTGCTGGTCGCGGCGGGCGCGCTGGGCTGGGCCGTCGGCGCCGGTGTGCGCGGGCGACGCGCCCGTGACGTGTAG
- a CDS encoding glutamate racemase, producing the protein MKIALMDSGIGLLAATAAVRRLRPDADLILSLDPDGMPWGPRTPEDLTGRALAVAEAAAAHRPDALIVGCNTATVHALPTLRARLEPALPVVGTVPAIKPAAAGGGPVAIWATPATTGSPYQRGLIADFGGDATVTEVPCPGLAEAVEYADEAAITAAVAAAAALTPDEVTTVVLGCTHYELVAERIRAAVQRPGAPRLVLHGSAGAVAAQALRRIGAHPDPGAPAEGTLTVLLSGREGTLPAPALAYAEGRLLRAVTPAR; encoded by the coding sequence GTGAAGATCGCGCTCATGGACTCCGGAATCGGTCTGCTGGCGGCAACCGCCGCGGTACGGCGCCTGCGACCGGACGCCGATCTCATCCTCTCCCTCGACCCCGACGGCATGCCCTGGGGTCCGCGCACCCCCGAGGACCTGACCGGCCGGGCCCTCGCGGTGGCCGAGGCCGCCGCCGCGCACCGGCCCGACGCCCTGATCGTCGGCTGCAACACCGCCACCGTGCACGCGCTGCCCACGCTGCGCGCCCGCCTGGAGCCCGCGCTGCCCGTCGTCGGCACCGTACCGGCGATCAAGCCCGCCGCGGCCGGTGGCGGTCCCGTGGCGATCTGGGCGACCCCCGCCACCACCGGCAGCCCCTACCAGCGCGGCCTCATCGCGGACTTCGGCGGCGACGCGACCGTCACCGAAGTGCCGTGCCCGGGGCTCGCGGAAGCCGTCGAGTACGCGGACGAGGCGGCCATCACCGCGGCCGTCGCCGCCGCGGCGGCCCTCACCCCCGACGAGGTAACGACCGTCGTCCTGGGCTGCACCCATTACGAACTGGTCGCCGAGCGCATCCGCGCCGCCGTGCAGCGCCCCGGCGCCCCGCGGCTCGTGCTGCACGGCTCGGCGGGCGCGGTCGCCGCCCAGGCGCTGCGCCGGATCGGCGCCCACCCCGACCCCGGCGCCCCGGCCGAGGGCACCCTCACCGTGCTGCTCAGCGGACGTGAGGGCACGCTGCCCGCGCCCGCGCTGGCCTACGCCGAGGGCAGGCTCCTGCGCGCGGTCACACCGGCCCGCTGA
- a CDS encoding glycosyltransferase, giving the protein MTPVTVVSALSLAAWLWLLFARGFFWRTDVGLPAREEPGVWPSVCVVVPARDEAVVLPASLPSLLAQDYPGRAEVFLIDDGSTDGTGELACELARRHEGLPLTVASPGEPPAGWTGKLWAVRHGITLARAREPEYLLLTDADIAHAPDSLRALVAAAGTGGFDVVSQMARLRVASGWERLVVPAFVYFFAQLYPFRWIGRRGRTAAAAGGCVLLRTGAAERARIPDAIRHAVIDDVALARAVKGSGGRVWLGLAERADSVRPYPRLRDLWRMVARSAYAQLRHNPLVLAGTVAGLALVYLVPPLAVVVGAVRGETAAAVLGGAAWLVMAGTYAPMVRHYRQPLWLAPLLPFTAFLYLLMTVDSAVQHYRGRGAAWKGRTYARPDVVPDEG; this is encoded by the coding sequence ATGACCCCGGTGACCGTCGTATCCGCACTCTCCCTCGCCGCCTGGCTGTGGCTGCTGTTCGCGCGGGGCTTCTTCTGGCGTACGGACGTCGGACTGCCGGCCCGGGAGGAACCCGGTGTCTGGCCCTCGGTGTGCGTCGTCGTCCCGGCGCGCGACGAGGCGGTGGTTCTGCCCGCGAGCCTGCCGTCGCTGCTCGCCCAGGACTACCCGGGGCGGGCGGAGGTCTTCCTGATCGACGACGGGAGCACCGACGGCACGGGTGAGCTGGCGTGCGAGCTGGCCCGGCGGCACGAGGGGCTGCCGCTGACCGTGGCCTCGCCCGGTGAGCCGCCCGCCGGCTGGACGGGCAAGCTGTGGGCGGTGCGGCACGGCATCACCCTGGCACGCGCGCGTGAGCCCGAGTACCTGCTGCTGACCGACGCCGACATCGCGCACGCGCCGGACAGTCTGCGCGCGCTGGTGGCGGCGGCCGGCACCGGCGGTTTCGACGTCGTCTCCCAGATGGCGCGGCTGCGGGTGGCGAGCGGGTGGGAGCGGCTCGTGGTGCCCGCCTTCGTCTACTTCTTCGCGCAGCTCTATCCGTTCCGGTGGATCGGGCGCCGGGGGAGGACCGCGGCGGCGGCCGGCGGCTGTGTGCTGCTGCGGACCGGGGCGGCCGAACGGGCGCGGATTCCGGACGCCATCCGGCACGCCGTCATCGACGACGTGGCGCTCGCCCGCGCGGTCAAGGGCTCCGGCGGGCGCGTCTGGCTGGGCCTGGCCGAGCGGGCGGACAGCGTGCGTCCCTACCCGCGGCTGCGCGACCTGTGGCGCATGGTCGCGCGCAGCGCGTACGCGCAACTGCGGCACAACCCGCTGGTGCTCGCCGGCACGGTGGCCGGGCTGGCCCTCGTGTACCTGGTGCCGCCGCTCGCGGTCGTCGTCGGCGCGGTGCGGGGCGAGACGGCGGCGGCTGTCCTGGGGGGCGCCGCGTGGCTGGTGATGGCGGGGACGTACGCGCCGATGGTGCGCCACTACCGGCAGCCGCTGTGGCTCGCTCCCCTGCTGCCGTTCACCGCGTTCCTCTATCTCCTGATGACGGTCGACTCGGCGGTGCAGCACTACCGGGGGCGGGGTGCGGCATGGAAGGGCCGCACCTACGCCCGTCCGGACGTCGTGCCCGACGAGGGCTGA
- a CDS encoding TerD family protein — protein sequence MSKGSNTPVPTTALRVELGWRSGPSVPDADASALLLVGGKVRSDADFVFYNQPAHSSGAVRHEGKRDAGGRVTDSLHVDLARVEPAIETVILAASSDGGPFGRVPDLYVEVRDAARNTVVARFDNPGATVETAFVLGEFYRRQGAWKFRAVGQGYDSGLEGLATDYGISVDEPQQAPAPVPPAPAVTPPPPPSAAPPAPPVTPPAVTTPPPPPTAPPSAAPVRLTKVTLTKAAPSVSLTKQGGTSGALRVNLNWQVRKQFSGWARKLGRPVAMHDDLDLDLCALYELNDGSKGVVQALGNAFGALDRPPFVHLDGDDRTGAVSTGENLTVSLDHQQYFRRILVFVTIYQGARSFADLHATVTLQPQYGAPVDFSLDECTVPSTVCALALITNTGGDLVVQREARYLVPERGVSPQRTVDHAYGWGMNWTPGRK from the coding sequence ATGTCGAAAGGATCGAACACCCCGGTGCCGACGACGGCGCTGCGGGTCGAACTGGGCTGGCGATCCGGCCCCTCAGTCCCCGACGCGGACGCGTCCGCCCTGCTCCTGGTGGGCGGAAAGGTGCGTTCCGACGCGGACTTCGTCTTCTACAACCAGCCCGCGCACTCCTCCGGCGCGGTCCGGCACGAGGGCAAGCGGGACGCCGGTGGGCGGGTGACCGACAGCCTCCACGTCGACCTCGCGCGCGTGGAGCCCGCGATCGAGACCGTCATCCTCGCCGCCTCCTCGGACGGCGGCCCGTTCGGACGGGTCCCGGACCTCTACGTCGAGGTGCGCGACGCGGCGCGGAACACCGTGGTGGCCCGCTTCGACAACCCGGGCGCGACCGTGGAGACGGCCTTCGTGCTGGGCGAGTTCTACCGCCGCCAGGGCGCCTGGAAGTTCCGCGCCGTCGGTCAGGGTTACGACAGCGGGCTCGAGGGTCTGGCCACGGACTACGGCATCTCGGTGGACGAACCCCAGCAGGCACCCGCGCCCGTTCCGCCGGCCCCCGCGGTCACGCCGCCCCCACCGCCCTCCGCGGCACCGCCCGCTCCTCCGGTCACGCCTCCCGCCGTCACCACCCCGCCCCCGCCCCCGACCGCGCCGCCGTCCGCCGCGCCGGTCCGGCTGACCAAGGTCACGCTCACCAAGGCGGCGCCCTCCGTATCGCTGACCAAGCAGGGCGGCACCTCGGGGGCGCTGCGCGTCAACCTCAACTGGCAGGTGCGCAAGCAGTTCTCCGGCTGGGCCCGCAAACTGGGCCGCCCGGTCGCCATGCACGACGACCTCGACCTCGACCTGTGCGCCCTGTACGAACTCAACGACGGCAGCAAGGGCGTGGTCCAGGCACTCGGCAACGCCTTCGGAGCCCTCGACCGGCCGCCGTTCGTCCACCTCGACGGCGACGACCGCACCGGCGCGGTCTCCACCGGCGAGAACCTCACGGTCAGCCTCGACCACCAGCAGTACTTCCGGCGCATCCTCGTCTTCGTGACCATCTACCAGGGGGCCCGCTCCTTCGCCGACCTGCACGCCACGGTCACCCTCCAGCCGCAGTACGGCGCCCCGGTCGACTTCTCGCTCGACGAGTGCACCGTGCCCTCCACGGTGTGCGCCCTCGCGCTGATCACCAACACCGGAGGCGACCTCGTCGTACAGCGCGAGGCCCGGTACCTGGTGCCGGAACGCGGCGTGAGCCCGCAGCGCACCGTCGACCATGCCTACGGATGGGGCATGAACTGGACCCCCGGCCGCAAGTGA
- a CDS encoding DUF6643 family protein, whose protein sequence is MTSPRSTYGGGYYSASFPDTPIYDSLVAERGTPQIAPIRVPAAYDVPSSHLPALPSALPALPAGPSQSSYGYPQQAPQPAPLQQAPAAYIPQQATAPRGYPGPQYQQQPRPAAPGPAGYEAMRPATPRPAPAPYQDPYNQQQYRGY, encoded by the coding sequence ATGACCTCCCCCCGCTCCACTTATGGCGGCGGCTACTACTCCGCCTCCTTCCCGGACACCCCGATCTACGACTCGCTCGTGGCCGAACGGGGCACCCCGCAGATCGCCCCGATCCGGGTCCCCGCGGCGTACGACGTGCCGAGCAGTCATCTGCCCGCGCTCCCGTCCGCCCTGCCCGCCCTCCCGGCGGGTCCCTCCCAGTCCTCCTACGGCTACCCGCAGCAGGCGCCGCAGCCCGCGCCCCTGCAGCAGGCCCCCGCCGCGTACATCCCCCAGCAGGCGACCGCACCGCGCGGGTACCCCGGTCCCCAGTACCAGCAGCAGCCCCGCCCTGCGGCGCCCGGCCCCGCGGGTTACGAGGCGATGCGCCCCGCGACTCCCCGGCCGGCCCCCGCGCCGTACCAGGACCCGTACAACCAGCAGCAGTACCGCGGCTACTGA
- a CDS encoding MOSC domain-containing protein, with protein MGNARLRSIHVHPVKSFRSLSLREVVMEPWGPAGDRRWMLIDDGGKVVTQRKQPRLALAAAELLPGGGVRLSAPGMEPLTVPVPRGTVTVPALLFRDKVEALPADDAAAHDWCSAFLGAEVRLVHLDDPATRRPVDPRYALPGETVTFADGFPLLLTTTASLDALNSLIAGGPHAADGPLPMSRFRPNLVVSGTEPWAEDGWSRVTVGEVVLRVAKPCGRCVVTTTDQATAGRGAEPLHTLGRHRRVDGKLVFGQNLVPVGRGTVRVGDPVRIVG; from the coding sequence ATGGGGAACGCGCGACTGCGGTCGATCCACGTCCATCCGGTCAAGTCGTTCCGGAGCCTGTCGCTCCGGGAGGTCGTCATGGAGCCCTGGGGGCCGGCCGGAGACCGACGCTGGATGCTGATCGACGACGGGGGAAAGGTCGTCACGCAACGCAAGCAGCCGCGCCTCGCCCTGGCCGCCGCCGAGCTTCTGCCCGGCGGCGGCGTCCGGCTGTCCGCACCCGGCATGGAGCCGCTCACGGTGCCGGTGCCGCGCGGGACGGTCACCGTCCCGGCGCTGCTCTTCCGTGACAAGGTCGAGGCGCTGCCCGCGGACGACGCGGCCGCGCACGACTGGTGCAGCGCCTTCCTCGGGGCGGAGGTCCGGCTGGTGCACCTGGACGATCCCGCGACCCGCCGGCCCGTGGACCCCCGGTACGCGCTGCCGGGCGAGACCGTCACCTTCGCCGACGGCTTCCCGCTGCTGCTCACGACGACGGCCTCCCTGGACGCCCTCAACTCCCTGATCGCGGGCGGCCCGCACGCCGCCGACGGACCTCTGCCCATGAGCCGCTTCCGGCCGAACCTGGTGGTCTCCGGCACCGAACCGTGGGCGGAGGACGGCTGGTCCCGCGTCACGGTCGGCGAGGTCGTCCTGCGGGTCGCCAAACCCTGCGGGCGCTGCGTCGTGACCACCACCGACCAGGCCACCGCCGGACGCGGAGCGGAGCCCCTGCACACCCTCGGGCGGCACCGCCGTGTCGACGGCAAGCTGGTCTTCGGGCAGAACCTGGTCCCGGTGGGCCGCGGCACGGTCCGGGTCGGCGACCCGGTGCGGATCGTCGGCTGA
- a CDS encoding Rv1733c family protein, whose product MRAIRGLWRWRRNPLCRATDLAEAWVALAGLLLILSVAPLLGVLAGGAAQDTLQRSVREQHESRHRVTAIVVRPLERSTLSVDPEGAGESLRSRVLADWTGPDGSRHEGSVTVGIDDPGPGDRFGLWTDERGRAVARPLDGATAATHAVLAGIGAAVAAAALVEAGRRTAVRRMVRGRYARWEREWERAGPDWGRTGTGS is encoded by the coding sequence GTGCGGGCGATCCGGGGGCTGTGGCGCTGGCGGCGCAATCCGCTGTGCCGCGCGACCGACCTGGCCGAGGCATGGGTGGCACTGGCGGGTCTGTTGCTCATCCTGTCCGTGGCGCCGTTGCTCGGCGTGCTCGCGGGCGGCGCCGCCCAGGACACCCTCCAGCGGTCGGTGCGCGAACAGCACGAGTCGCGGCACCGGGTGACGGCCATCGTGGTGCGTCCCCTGGAGCGCTCCACCCTGTCCGTCGACCCGGAGGGCGCCGGTGAGAGCCTGCGCAGCCGCGTCCTCGCCGACTGGACCGGTCCGGACGGATCCCGGCACGAAGGCTCCGTCACGGTCGGCATCGACGACCCCGGCCCCGGCGACCGCTTCGGGCTGTGGACGGACGAGCGGGGACGCGCGGTGGCCCGCCCGCTGGACGGCGCGACGGCGGCCACGCACGCCGTGCTCGCCGGGATCGGCGCCGCGGTGGCGGCGGCGGCCCTGGTCGAGGCCGGCCGGCGCACAGCCGTCCGGCGCATGGTCCGCGGCCGGTACGCGCGTTGGGAGCGGGAGTGGGAGCGGGCGGGCCCGGACTGGGGCAGGACCGGCACGGGCAGCTGA
- a CDS encoding right-handed parallel beta-helix repeat-containing protein produces the protein MAQGTVQVTHTGTSRWRRRTGEYASLAAALEAAAEGDVLTVAPGTYRENLVVQRAVTLRGPEGGQGSVRIAPVDGVPLTVRASAVIQDLHVEGQDAAAPAVLVEDGTPELLGLRVVARSASGIEVRGSARPTVRRCVVDNPAGVGIAVLDGGGGVFEECEVVSAGQAGVAVRSGAHPRLERCRVHHAAGSGLTATGEGSALEAVGCEVYEVRGSGVQVTGRATAHLTDCDVHRTTGDGVTLDTDAVLTLADCRIHDIPENAVDLRSRSVLTLTRTTVRQFGRNGLSVWDPGTRVDANQCEIFDSTGDYPAVWVSDGATAVLDSCRVHDVPDALFVLDRGSRADVVDSDLSQVRNTAVSVSDGATAQLDDCRIRDAATGAWFRDHGSGGTLNNCTLDGNRTGVIVTKGADPTIERCTVDSPSEAGVYVSAGGRGSFLNCRVTGSAGYGFHVIDGCRTTLKKCRTERCARGGYEFAEGGPDSAYDSGPLVEDCTSDESGGAAATAPAEPVVQTVSQSPGLLGSIPGQRTTEQEPLIAAVAPQEPARTSKAVLGELDALVGLDSVKREVRALTDMIEVGRRRQQAGLKAASVKRHLVFTGSPGTGKTTVARLYGEILASLGVLDKGHLVEVSRVDLVGEHIGSTAIRTQEAFQRAHGGVLFIDEAYALSPEDAGRDFGKEAIDTLVKLMEDQRDSVVVIVAGYTAEMERFLSVNPGVASRFSRTITFGDYGPDELLRIVEQQADEHEYRLATGTAEALTKYFTAIPKGPAFGNGRTARQTFEAMVERHASRVAQLADPSTDDLTLLFADDLPELP, from the coding sequence ATGGCACAGGGCACGGTCCAGGTGACGCACACCGGCACCTCGCGGTGGCGGCGCCGCACAGGTGAGTACGCATCGCTCGCCGCCGCCCTGGAGGCCGCGGCGGAGGGTGACGTCCTCACCGTCGCCCCGGGGACCTACCGGGAGAACCTCGTCGTCCAGCGGGCGGTGACCCTGCGCGGACCCGAGGGCGGCCAGGGTTCGGTGCGCATCGCGCCCGTCGACGGCGTCCCGCTGACCGTGCGCGCCTCGGCGGTGATCCAGGACCTGCACGTGGAGGGCCAGGACGCGGCGGCGCCCGCGGTGCTGGTCGAGGACGGTACGCCGGAGCTGCTGGGCCTGAGAGTGGTCGCGCGTTCCGCCTCCGGGATAGAGGTGCGCGGCAGCGCGCGGCCCACGGTGCGACGCTGCGTCGTCGACAATCCGGCCGGTGTCGGCATCGCCGTGCTGGACGGCGGGGGCGGCGTGTTCGAGGAGTGCGAGGTCGTCTCGGCCGGACAGGCGGGCGTCGCGGTGCGTTCCGGCGCACATCCCCGGCTGGAGCGCTGCCGCGTGCACCATGCCGCCGGTTCCGGGCTGACCGCGACGGGCGAGGGCTCCGCGCTGGAGGCCGTGGGCTGCGAGGTGTACGAGGTCCGGGGCAGCGGAGTGCAGGTCACGGGCCGGGCCACCGCGCACCTGACCGACTGCGACGTGCACCGCACCACCGGCGACGGCGTCACCCTGGACACGGACGCCGTGCTCACCCTCGCCGACTGCCGCATCCACGACATCCCGGAGAACGCGGTCGATCTGCGCTCCCGTTCCGTCCTCACCCTGACCCGCACCACCGTGCGGCAGTTCGGCCGCAACGGCCTGTCGGTGTGGGACCCGGGCACGCGGGTGGACGCCAACCAGTGCGAGATCTTCGACAGCACGGGCGACTACCCGGCCGTGTGGGTCAGCGACGGCGCCACCGCGGTGCTCGACTCCTGCCGGGTGCACGACGTACCGGACGCGCTGTTCGTCCTGGACCGCGGCTCCCGCGCGGACGTCGTCGACAGCGACCTGTCCCAGGTGCGCAACACGGCGGTGTCGGTGAGCGACGGCGCCACCGCTCAGCTCGACGACTGCCGCATCCGGGACGCGGCCACGGGCGCGTGGTTCCGCGACCACGGCAGCGGCGGCACCCTCAACAACTGCACGCTGGACGGCAACCGCACCGGCGTCATAGTCACCAAGGGCGCCGACCCCACGATCGAACGCTGCACGGTCGACTCCCCTTCGGAGGCCGGTGTCTACGTGTCGGCCGGCGGCCGCGGCAGCTTCCTGAACTGCCGGGTGACCGGCAGCGCGGGCTACGGCTTCCACGTGATCGACGGCTGCCGTACGACGCTCAAGAAGTGCCGCACGGAGCGGTGCGCGCGCGGTGGGTACGAGTTCGCGGAGGGCGGCCCGGACAGCGCGTACGACTCCGGTCCGCTCGTCGAGGACTGCACCAGCGACGAGAGCGGCGGCGCGGCGGCGACCGCCCCGGCGGAGCCGGTCGTGCAGACGGTGAGCCAGTCCCCGGGGCTGCTGGGCTCGATCCCCGGGCAGCGCACCACCGAGCAGGAGCCCCTGATCGCGGCCGTCGCCCCGCAGGAGCCCGCGCGGACCTCGAAGGCGGTGCTCGGCGAACTGGACGCCCTGGTCGGCCTGGACAGCGTCAAGCGCGAGGTGCGGGCCCTGACCGACATGATCGAGGTGGGCCGACGCCGGCAGCAGGCGGGCCTGAAGGCCGCGTCGGTCAAGCGGCACCTGGTCTTCACCGGCTCCCCGGGCACCGGCAAGACGACGGTCGCCCGGCTGTACGGCGAGATCCTCGCCTCCCTCGGTGTGCTGGACAAGGGGCACCTGGTCGAGGTCTCCCGGGTGGACCTGGTCGGCGAGCACATCGGCTCCACGGCGATCCGCACCCAGGAGGCGTTCCAGCGGGCGCACGGCGGGGTGCTGTTCATCGACGAGGCGTACGCGCTCTCCCCCGAGGACGCGGGCCGGGACTTCGGCAAGGAGGCCATCGACACGCTGGTCAAGCTCATGGAGGACCAGCGCGACTCGGTCGTGGTGATCGTCGCGGGCTACACGGCCGAGATGGAGCGCTTCCTGTCGGTCAACCCGGGGGTGGCTTCGCGTTTCTCACGCACCATCACCTTCGGCGACTACGGCCCCGACGAGTTGCTGCGGATCGTCGAGCAGCAGGCCGACGAGCACGAGTACCGGCTGGCCACCGGCACGGCCGAGGCGCTGACGAAGTACTTCACGGCGATCCCCAAGGGCCCTGCCTTCGGCAACGGCCGCACCGCCCGCCAGACCTTCGAGGCCATGGTGGAACGGCACGCGAGCCGGGTGGCCCAGCTGGCCGATCCCAGCACGGACGACCTGACCCTGCTGTTCGCCGACGACCTGCCCGAGCTGCCGTGA